From the genome of Myxococcota bacterium:
CGGACGGGCGCGTGCTGCGCGCCGCCGGCGAGCCGGTGCCCGGCCTGTACGCCGCGGGGCGCACCACCTCGGGGATCGCGAAGCAGGGGTACAGCAGCGGGATGTCCCTCGGCGACGCCAGCTTCTTCGGCCGGCGCGCAGGGCTTCACGCAGCCGGCTCAGCCTGAACCCGTCGCGTCCGAACCGCCCGAGCTCCCCTTCTTCACGTTGCCCAGGATGTCGGCGCCGCTCGCGCCCATCAGGGCCTGCATGTGGGGTCCGGCCGAGAGGTCGTTACCCATGCGCACGACCGAGCGACCGCCGCGTGCCTCGAGCGCCGCGTAGACGTGGCGCTTCTGAACCGTCAGCACGGGAATGGGCACGCGCGCGATGCCTTCGGCGATCTCCAGCACGCGCGCTTCGAGCTCTTCCGACGGGAACGCCTGGTTCACCAGACCTGCACGCGCGGCTTCCTCCCCCGAGTACTCGCGCCCGGTCAGGTGCAGCTCCATCGCGTGACGCGGCTCGAGCTTTGCCGCGAACCAGGGGAAGTCGGCGAGGCCCGACATGCGCAGCACCGGGTGGGAGAGGCGCGCGTCGGCGGCGGCGTAGGCCAGGTCGCAGGCACCGACCAGCTCGAGCCCCCCCGCCATCGCGTAGCCGTGCACCTGGGCGATCACGGGTTTCGCGAGGTCCCAGAGCGAGAGCCAGCCCTCACTGACATGGCGCGCCCAGGGCATCCCGACGTTGGCCGTAAAGTATGGTTGACCGCTCGAGAGGTCCGACTTCAGGTCGTACCCCGACGAGAAGCACCGGCCCGCACCG
Proteins encoded in this window:
- a CDS encoding enoyl-CoA hydratase/isomerase family protein codes for the protein MSESYLLVEDVREGVRQITLNRPEKRNAIHNALRGALLTALQEADRDADVHVSIVRGAGRCFSSGYDLKSDLSSGQPYFTANVGMPWARHVSEGWLSLWDLAKPVIAQVHGYAMAGGLELVGACDLAYAAADARLSHPVLRMSGLADFPWFAAKLEPRHAMELHLTGREYSGEEAARAGLVNQAFPSEELEARVLEIAEGIARVPIPVLTVQKRHVYAALEARGGRSVVRMGNDLSAGPHMQALMGASGADILGNVKKGSSGGSDATGSG